Genomic DNA from Gossypium hirsutum isolate 1008001.06 chromosome A01, Gossypium_hirsutum_v2.1, whole genome shotgun sequence:
attttataagttcGTTATAGCTAACCAATCACTCATTGCCTTCTTGATAACTAATTGCAAACTTATTGAAATTATTCCCTTACAAATGATTCTATTTATTAATAGCGTTTAAAATTAAAGAGACCTAATTCTAGTCAACAAACACATTCAAACGGGATCATTCATACCAAATCACATATCCACACAAAATTGATTGCATAACTAGCTTATACCCAATCATCTACTCTGTcacaaatattagaataattaaacaattatgaatttaaatattttaatttaacaaagTAAATATTCCAAGCTATCAAATATGATACATAtgttaaataaatttgaatatttttaattaaaataaaatatatttaaatatcaaaaaataaagaaagattaAATATAAGTTGGGATCTCACACACTTGAagaatcaaaatttcaaaattacttttattaaaataaaaatttagtaacTTGTGTTGAGAATAAAACAcactaataaaataatacaatacgcaaatcttattataggttctgatcatatctactcttttttgacataatgcttagaactacccatagcctaCTCCTCAAcacataaataagaggataatatgcTTCAGCACACTTGAACACATATCCTATTACATTGGTAATAGTGCCTATGCCAATGAGTTAAGACTCAACcaatctatttataggaatttttttttacaaataatcgAGTTATTTAATGTTATATTATTGGCCCAAACTACAAAATTTTGTAGCTGAGGATATTGATAAAATAGCGAAGTAGGTTGGATTAAAATCCCTAGATGAGTTGAAATCGCAAAATGTTGGCAAAATTCATTGTTAAAGTTGTTTTCCTCCAACTCATCCATCTAttcatgaataaataaatataaatcaaaatcaaataattaaataccttaaattacaaattaattaaaatttaagctAACATATCATACATCTCGTGGATTAGGTTGAAAGTAAAATTCGTGGGTTAAAGTTACAAAGTAGAATTAATAAGCAAAGGAAAGGTACAAGAAAAAAAGGCGGCTAATTATAATATTTGAGAATGACCCAACTCAATTTTCAATGAAGCTTCCCTACATTATATACACTTCTTATCAATTTTCAGGGTTTATAAATGTACAATATATATCATCTCAGCCAGTTAAAAAGTGACCCTCACGTCTCTTTCGTGCAATGTCCTATAAATAATTTAGCCAACTAAATTCCACACCAAGTGTTCAATCATGTAAACCCACTTCGCAATGCTATGATTCCCATGTATAGATAAAACATTTCTTGTAATGGAATGACTTTAATGGAATTAGGTCGAGAAAGAGAAGTCACTAATGTTATGTACTACATATAACAATATTTCGTATTCATTTTCTTTATAGataatattaaaactaaaaaataggataatataatattaatttgtaTTAAACAAGTGTTTGATCAATACTTTAATTATCGCTTTATTCAAattaagatattttatatttatatttatattttatttacatattttcaggtatgttataattatatatttatataatttgacaattatttatattcatttttttacatCAAACAATTAATAATATGAGAAGAAAATTAATGGAATTAGTGTTGATTGACTAGAAGTCGAATAATGAAATGATCGCTCCCTTTGTGTCAGCAGATAGAGTGCTTCGAAATCAGCAGCACAGTATCGACCACTTTAGGAATAAATACCGATGTTAGTCAActccaaaaatatttatatagtgTGTGGATTACAGTGAACCATGAAAAGAAGTTTTAATAATGTGTGGGGATCATTCTCTCTTTTCATTAACTttttttacttgaaaattaaataaaaattccaaatttgtataaaaatattattttatttttaaattttttaatatttaaaattatttttgaaaacctttaaaGCTTTGTtacatgttctttttttttttctcaataatGATAGAACAGAAAATAACATACAAAAACATCTCATAAACACCACCTATCCCCAATCAGCTAAAAAGAATCACTCATAAAACAGAGCCCATCAAAAAcaccaaacaaaaacaaaatcccCTCCAAAAAATCTCTCTCTGATCAACAGACACAACAACCAAACAATGATAGACCACCCAAACAATGAAATACCCTCTAGACTCATACCAAAACACTCCTCAATTCTCAAACATTCTAAAGAAAACTAAACCCAACCCACCACCAAGCCTTAAACAAACATGGCCTACTCATACCAACAGTTGCTAGTGTTTCAGTCATTTCATTCCCGTTTATATTAGCAATAGAAAATGATATCTTTCCaatgtaataacccaaatttgaTCGGGCCTtgaaacccaaaaccaaaattaaaaaataataaacaaatgtttatttatttaatagtcCAGGTTACAAAGCCCAAATCATGGGCCCAAAACCAAAACAATTCAGCTAAGCCCGTTTACATCTTACACAGATATACTAAACTAGCCCAAATATACGGACCCAATACCCAACGAGCCCAAACCTAAACTAGACCCAATTGACCCAAGCTCTCAGAGGCCCAAAACCTAACACCATCAGCTAGGGTTTCTAACCCTAGCTCTCTCCCTACAGTGCCGCAACAGCTTCTGGAAGCTTCGGGGAGCGTCGGTTCAACTCCCCAGATCGAGGCCATCAAAGTGCCATCAATGCGTTCGTCCCTCTCGCGACCATCCAGTACCGCGATCTCAGGCTTTCCCTCTGACCTTGGTACCACCGTTAATGCCGAGATCGTCGAAGTAACTGCAAAATAGAAAAGGAAACTCAGCAAATAATGGCCAAAGATACAGTAGACAAGAAATATAAAGAAATCGGAGATTTCTTTCCTTATGTAACAAAtcaatggctataaaaagcccttTGTAACCCTTAAAAAAAGGAGGcagatagaaataaaaaaaaacggaTACAAACAGTTTCAAAGGTGAttcttgtttttatatttttgtctttcatttctctattttcaGTATAGAAgcatatgaatatttatatatatgtacacaaaaataacttaaaaataaaaggaaagggtTACCTGACGGATGGCACGAAAAAGGAGAGGTTTTTCGAACCCTAACTACCGTATACGGTGGTCCTTAGGGCGGCGCGTGGGCGCGTGGGCGCGTGGGCGCGTGGGCCAAAACCCAGAGCTCCCTTCCTCTCTCTTTCTTTCAGAgagattttttagtttttttttaaatcgggcTTCAAATGAACTAAAGGCTGAGGaattggcttttatagccttgacaaaacggcatcgttttgtgACCccaaggatccgcgcgttgacccgattgCCCGGGTAGGATCCGCGCTTTTTTGAAAAATGGATTAATTATCCAATCGGTCCTCTCAACTTTTAATTTCTCAtgatttcactttatttttttaattttaccccaatattctaattttaattcaattgagtCCCGATGGCTATTAAATTGTATTCTGGAAAACGTCgccgttttgggaatagggcaATTTGCACAGTAAGCCCTTTGGATTTTGCGCGCGTTTTAAATAGGGCCTTAATTCAGTTCTATTCCTTTCAAAATTAGCCCCGTAATTTtggctaaattttaaatttagtcctatatttattttattatcttatatatatttattatttgttttattttaattttacttctatattatacattataagattattttattataaatgttatttttattatatgtattattattatttattatttttctcaaattattattttatatcatttatatattgttatattttcacatatattatatttattattatttatatatattattttatatttattatttatatatattattttacatataaactttcattatttcatgctatatttattatatttcttatttcccatatattttattatataacatttattatgttttatttttatatattacttattattttatatatattatatatcacaTATTaccaattatattatttatgtttatatcatatgtatattatttagaatttgtaaattattattaaattatattttaaactcatattatatatacatttcattattatttatttatttatttattatatattatttcattttaaattaatattgttatgAATTCTCTTACATACTCTTAAACcaatatatttccatatgattattattcttttgtaaatatttttgttattatatattatatatactattctaaaattgttatgaaatatcttatttttaattatatgtatattttgttagCAATCAATCATTTCTATTTTATATAGTAGTTCTttagatatttttatattgtatgtatcatgtatgtgttaaaagttttattattattattagatgttatattttgtGAACATGCATATTGACATTATATTtgtatatcatatattatttgaTGATTGCTTttgatatcatgcattatttaattattattttgtatgtttattcTTTCTCATAACTTTGTATGCATATTGTTAATGTTtgctatatatattattttttttatatgtatgtgTCTAATGCACAATCTTTATATTATTACCATTACTTTGTTTAAATGCATGTGTTATTTACCTACTACAATAATATGTTACTATGTATAATTTATAATGCAATATAATTCCTCACacatcatcatttttttttaaaaaagggctccaaagttttcaaaaaatataaaggcaatgcttgatgtttggaaatttcgggaaaatagtgccctaacttatcgGGTTGCGACTCTTCTCGTTGAGTTCAAATAATCAaatacccttctaagtttttaaaggttttcaaaatgtaagtgactgtcttggaatttcaaagcaatatgtccaaacttactggatgtggagttttgttgtttcgagatagggatttccgaAAAGCTAACTCAATGTCAATATTTTACGAGTGAGTTCCaattttcaaaatccaaaatattttaaagaggattgcgttttaaaatttctaatttccgaccttaaagacatttgataatcaatttggtaccaatctttgggcgttacgagggtgctaacccttcctcgtacgcaaccgactcccgaactcgttcttttgatttcgtagaccaaaaccgataactttaaaataaaattgtattaaaggtgatccaatcacacctaaaaatattggtggcgactcccgttttcgtttttcttaaagtcgattcccattttctaaaactcgatttgaaaatggtctCGACATCCAACACAGGCAATCCTCCTTTCTAAGTCTGCAAATATAGCTCGTTTCGACCAAGGTCTCCTTGTTTTATCTAGAACCCAGTTAAAAACCAACCTCGAGCCCATTTCAACAATTAAAGAGCCTCCCTTCCAATCTAACTCAGAAAAAAATGTCCAACGCTGTAATGACAGCTCCTAATTCAGATGTGACAGCATCACAAGCGTCACAAGGGCCCAAGAATATAGCTCTAACACTACCTACCGCGTCCCTCATCACGTCTCCACAGCCCGAAGCACCCTCAGAAGCAGTTCCACTAACATTAAATAACAACCACCCATGTGGAGGAGAACACCAACCTCTCGAGCCAGATTTAGAGAGTATGCACTTAACTGGACAAAACCACCATAATCTCTCTTGAAACATAAACTCATCGAAAGCAGCTCTTACCCATAATAAAGCCCTCATCTTGGTATGAAAGATCAGCGTAGCTATCGACAACACTTTATTTTCAAACACAATCTCATTCCTCTCAAGCCAAATAGACCAACAAGAAGCCGCCATTGCAATCAGCCACAAACTCTTGGAAGAACCAACAAACTTCACTTTAAAGCATAACGAATAAAATTCTTCGAAGTTGTTCACCTGTTTCCACCCAACGTCCCATCAATTAAAAATCTTCCTCCAAAATCCAGCAATAAAATTACACATAAAAAACAAATGGTCCGCCCTCTCCAGCTCCCTATTACACCAAAGACACACATTCATAATGGCTTGTATTTTCACCCCTCTCTTTATTAAAAAATCCTTCGTAGGAACTCAATCAATGGCTAGCAACCAAAGAAAGTTACGCACCCTAGGCGGGACTtttaatttccataatttatcAAAGGCAAAAATAGAATCATCCCCTTCGCCCTCAAGCAGAAGTTTAGACAATAGCTTCACCGAGAACTCACATTTAGAATCATGCGCCCATAATAATTGATCCTCTACCTCCGGAACCAAGATCACACTACTCACCCTTTCAATGAGGTGACCAAGAATCTCCATTTCCCTATCCAACAGAGGCCTTACAAATAACACATCCCATTTAACATTACAAAAACCATTATTGAACGAGTAATCAAAAACAGAACTGTTTTTTTATTTAGCTAAACGAAAAAGCCTAGGGAAATCCTGTTTCAAGATACCATTACCACACCATTTATCCACCCAAAATAACGTGGTCTTTCCATTCCCTAGCTTCCAACTAAAATCTTTATCTCCCATCCATTTAGCCACTCTAACATCCATCGAATTCTCCACTATCCCTCTCCAAACCGTCGACATTTCTTTTAAATTACTCGCACTAAAcctccattatttcacatttgaGCCATACTTTGCTAAAATCACTTTTCTCCACAATGCCCTTCTATCAACCATGATACACCATCTCCATGTTCCTAACAGGGCTTTGTTTTTTATCAACAGATTAACCACTCCAGCTCCACCTTTTTCCTTTGGCCTACAAACATGTTCCCAACTAACTTTTGCCATTTTTCGTTTACCATCAAAGCTACCTCATAGGAAGTTTCTccttattttatctaattttttaataaCAGACACCGGAGCCTGAAAAAGTGACATGAAGTAAATGGGCAAATTCAAAAACACAGCATTAATCAATACAATCCTAGCAGCCCATGACAAAGTTCTACACTTCCATCCCAACAATTTCTTTCTAAATCTCTCAACCACGACCTCCCAAGTAGCAATTCTCCTTGGATTCGCTCCTAACGGTATACCCAAGTAACAGATAGGTAgcatccctattttgcatttgcATAAAGCTGCCAAACGAAACAAAAACTCCTCATTCACTCCAAACCCCATAATACATGATTTTTTGAAGTTTATGCTCAAACCCGAGAAAATCTCAAAGCAACGAagtatatatttcatatttaccaCCACTTATTCCTCAGCCTTTAAAAACAGAATCGTATCATCCGCAAATTGTAGAAGCGAAATTCTTTGATCTGGAATGACACCTTGAACACCAACAATAAGCCTCAACATCTCTGCTTTTTCTAGCAACAAGTGAAGGACCTCTGTAACTAGAATAAAAAGGAATAGTGAAATAGGATCTCCTTGGCGCAACCTTCTGCCAAACTTAAATTCATTTGTAGACGAACCATTTACGAGTACAGCAGCTCTCGCTGTAGAAACACACTCCATCATCCATCCAATCCATCAATCCCCAAACCCCATCAGACGTAACACTAATTCTAAAAAATCCCAACGAACGCAATTATACGCCTTGGAGAAATCTAGTTTGAAAATCAAATGTCCCccaattccttccatttttttaATCGAGTGTATCACTTCATTAGCAATTACGATACCATCAAAAATCTGCCTCCCACTAATAAAGGCGCATTAAGTCTCACTCACCAATTCTCCAATAACCACTCTTAATCTTCAAGAGAGAATTTTTGTAACAATTTTATAAAGAGAACTAACTAGACAGATTGGCCGAAAATCAGCTATTTCGCTCGGATTTTCCATTTTAGGAATTAAAGCAATGAACGAACAATTGATGGATCTTTCGAGCTTGCCAGACCAATAGAAGTCTGTCATCATTCTAAACAGATCCTCTTTAATGGTGTTCTAACAATTTCTGAAAAAGCACATGTTAAACCCATCCGGACCAGGAGCCTTCGATTCCTCACAACTTCAAACTGCCTCTCTAATTTCCTCTCTTGAAAAAGGTTCCTCCAACTGCTCTACTTTAGTACCctttaatatcttaaaattaaGATCCATCTCCATCCTCCATCTCCTCCAACGCCCtttgaaatgatttttaaaaaattcatacacTCTCTTTTTTAACTCTCACGGATTATTACACCAAGCATTCCCAATTTTCATTCTGTAAATCGTTCTTcgctttgcttttattttaacaGCTCTGTGGAAAAACTTTGTGTTCGCATCTCCTTCTTTAAACCACATCATTCTAGATTTCTGACGCCATAACAATTCTTTGAATTTCAATGCGTTCCAAACATCTGAATTCAATCTCGTAAGCTCCTCCATTTCACCCTCACTCAGTCTTCTTTGTTCACTAATTACATCTAATTCCTTGATCCTTTCTTCATGTTCTACAATGTTATCTTCCAACATATTACAATTGTTCCCATTCCACTTTCTCAAGACCCCTTTAAGCTTTCTCAACTTTCTAGCAATTTGACCATCCAAACATTTCATATTAATCCATTCCTTCTCAATCAAGTCTGTACATCCCTTTTTCTTTAACCACCCATTTATAAACTTAAAAGGCCTGGGATCCCAATCGAATTCTGCGTCTGCTAACAGGATTGGAATGTGATCAGAAACTGATCTCTTTAAACCCAGCTGTTGAAGATCCTTGATCTTAATCAGCCAAAAATCTTCCAGCAAGAACCTATCGAGTTTGTTTTTTTTGTTGTCCTGTCCATACCATGTAAATTTCTTTCCCAACAAAGGCAAATCAATGATATTACAGTTACTGATAAAATTAACAAACTCTCTAGACCCCTTTTCTGACCCCAAACAGTTGCTCCTTTCACTTCTACAAACGAACCACATTAAAGTCACCTCCCACGATCCAAGGGCTTGCAAACTGATTTCTTAACTCCATTATCACCCCCATAAGGTACACTGTTCCGAAACGATATTAGGAGCATAAACGTTAATTAGAACCACATCTAAATCCTTTTTAACCCATTTACCTTCAATGGCTATCACTCTGTCATCACTCCAGTCTTTAAAAAGAATGAATTCGTTTTTATCCCACATTCTCAACAGACCACCCGACCTACCTACAGCTGCAACGAATCTAAACTCACAATTATCATCCCCCCATAATTTCCTCACATCATCCTTAATAATCACCTCTAGTTTTGTTTCCTGTATAAAACAAACGAACGCTCTAGACAAGCGACATAATCTTTTGACAGCTTCCCTTTTCACCTCCGACCCCAACCTTCTAATATTCCATGATAAGATTCTCATACCCTCAATTAAATTTACTACACAACCAGAACAAGAGAGATTTTTAAAGATAAGAATAACTCACCGACATATCTGCCTCTGGCCCAATCGACTCCCTCGATTTCCTCCCTCTACTGCCCCTCCAATCTTCTAATTTCATCAATAACTTCTTCCTCATCTCCCCTCACACTAAGCCCCATCATCTTCCCTACTTCCCAAGTTTTCTTTGTCTCCCTTAAAATTAGTAATCTTTTAAAAAGATATACaacatactttttttttatttttagcatttaaaattatttttgaaaacatgtaAGGTGGttagaaatattatttttaagaatatCTAAATatgttgtatatattttaaatatatatttaaaaatattatatatatatatatttcttattcgtacgtaattaaatattatgtatatttttaaagtctattaataaaattaaaagagattacttagggtctgtttgatagggggaaaatattttccggaattGGTTTTCCCCATTTTTCAGTGTTTGATTGGaagaaaatattttccttttggaAAATCAACTCCAAAACACGTGAAAATGCCTTACAATTTTTGGGAAATTGTCTTACCGATTCAAtctccgtaagacattttcctaaaGCTCTCAGGCATTCTTCTCCCTTCATCCGGTAAGCTCCCTTCATCCACTCTTCTCCCTTCCTTCATTCCTTCAAATTTCTGTTCTCGAAAGCTTCATTTTGGTTCAGAACTGGAAACCGCTGCTGGTACGTTGCAATTCTATTTTTCGACGGTTACTtcgtttatttttcatttctttttggcGTTTATGCTccgtttatttttcatttctttttggcTGCTACTGCCGCTGCCATTTCTGCTTTCAAATGATGGGtaagtttcattt
This window encodes:
- the LOC107934672 gene encoding uncharacterized protein, which encodes MRKKLLMKLEDWRGSRGRKSRESIGPEADMSETKLEVIIKDDVRKLWGDDNCEFRFVAAVGRSGGLLRMWDKNEFILFKDWSDDRVIAIEVYLMGVIMELRNQFASPWIVGGDFNVKFTWYGQDNKKNKLDRFLLEDFWLIKIKDLQQLGLKRSVSDHIPILLADAEFDWDPRPFKFINGWLKKKGCTDLIEKEWINMKCLDGQIARKLRKLKGVLRKWNGNNCNMLEDNIVEHEERIKELDVISEQRRLSEGEMEELTRLNSDVWNALKFKELLWRQKSRMMWFKEGDANTKFFHRAVKIKAKRRTIYRMKIGNAWCNNP